The Nocardioides ochotonae genome segment ATGGCGCGGGCGATGCACAGGCGCTGCTGCTGACCGCCGGAGAGGCCCATGCCGGGCTTGGCGAGGCGGTCCTTGACCTCGTTCCACAGGTTGGCGCCGCGCAGCGAGCGCTCGACGATCTCGTCGGCCTCGGCCTTCTTCATCCGCTTGGAGTTCAGCTTGTTGCCGGCCAGGACGTTGTCATAGATCGACATCGTCGGGAACGGGTTGGGCCGCTGGAAGACCATCCCGATCTGGCGGCGTACGGCGACGGGGTCGACGCCGGGGTCGTAGAGCGACTGCCCGTCGACCATCACCTTGCCCTCCACGCGGGCGCCCGGGATCACCTCGTGCATCCGGTTCAGCGAGCGCAGGAAGGTCGACTTGCCGCAGCCGGAGGGGCCGATGAAGGCGGTGACCGCGCGGGCCCGGATCGTCATGTTGACGCCCTGCACGGCGAGGAAGTCGCCGTAGTAGATGTTCAGGTCCGAGACGTCGATGCTCTTGGCCATCAGTGGGTTCCTTGGATCAGTGTCGAAGAACGGGGGTCAGCGGCCGGTCTTGGGCGCGAACAGTGCGCCGATCGCACGGGCCAGCAGGTTGAGCAGCATCACGATCGCGACGAGCACCAGCGCGGCGCCCCAGGCCCGGTCGAGCTGCTCGAGGTTGTACTTGCCGCCGGTCGTCACCGAGCTGTAGATGAAGACCGGCAGCGTCGCCATCCGCC includes the following:
- the pstB gene encoding phosphate ABC transporter ATP-binding protein PstB, giving the protein MAKSIDVSDLNIYYGDFLAVQGVNMTIRARAVTAFIGPSGCGKSTFLRSLNRMHEVIPGARVEGKVMVDGQSLYDPGVDPVAVRRQIGMVFQRPNPFPTMSIYDNVLAGNKLNSKRMKKAEADEIVERSLRGANLWNEVKDRLAKPGMGLSGGQQQRLCIARAIAVEPQILLMDEPCSALDPISTSAVEDLIHELKSDYTIVIVTHNMQQAARVSDDTGFFNLKGAGQPGHLVEFNPTKKMFTNPDNESTEAYISGRFG